Proteins encoded in a region of the Halodesulfovibrio marinisediminis DSM 17456 genome:
- the rpsE gene encoding 30S ribosomal protein S5, whose product MEQNELGLIEKIVYLNRVAKVVKGGRRFSFSALVVVGDGQGNVGFGLGKAQEVPEALRKASERAKRDMVQISLVDGTLPYEVLGRFGAGRVLLKPASKGTGIIAGGPVRAIMEAVGVTDILAKAIGTNNPHNVLRATMAGLTSLRSADYVGSLRGKKLEAPRK is encoded by the coding sequence GTTTGATTGAAAAGATTGTCTATCTCAACCGCGTTGCGAAAGTTGTAAAGGGCGGTCGCCGTTTCAGCTTCTCCGCATTGGTTGTAGTTGGCGACGGTCAGGGCAATGTAGGTTTCGGCCTCGGTAAAGCACAGGAAGTTCCTGAAGCTTTGCGTAAAGCCTCTGAGCGTGCAAAAAGAGACATGGTTCAGATCTCATTGGTTGACGGTACCTTGCCTTATGAGGTATTAGGTCGATTTGGCGCTGGTCGTGTACTTTTGAAGCCTGCTTCAAAAGGTACTGGTATCATCGCTGGTGGCCCGGTACGTGCGATCATGGAAGCTGTTGGTGTAACTGATATTCTTGCAAAAGCTATCGGTACCAACAACCCACATAACGTACTCCGTGCAACCATGGCTGGTCTGACATCCCTGCGCAGTGCTGACTATGTTGGCTCTCTGCGCGGTAAGAAGCTCGAAGCTCCTAGGAAGTAG
- the rpmD gene encoding 50S ribosomal protein L30 has translation MIKVKLVRSRIGSLPKQRAVLDALGLKKIRQEKQFKDNAAVRGMIAKVSHMVEVTE, from the coding sequence ATGATCAAGGTTAAACTTGTACGTAGCCGGATCGGCTCTCTCCCTAAACAGCGTGCTGTACTGGACGCTCTGGGCCTGAAAAAGATCCGTCAGGAAAAACAGTTTAAGGACAATGCTGCAGTGCGCGGTATGATTGCTAAAGTTTCTCATATGGTGGAGGTTACGGAGTAA
- the rplO gene encoding 50S ribosomal protein L15, translating to MQLHELFPFKEERKQRRRIGRGSGSGWGKTAAKGHKGQNARAGGGVRPGFEGGQMPLARRLPKRGFSNAKFKAVYDVINLDRLVEAFEGQNSISLEDIYARGLAKNGAAVKILGRGEISAALTIEAHKFTASALEKIQNAGGEAKALEG from the coding sequence ATGCAACTTCATGAACTTTTCCCATTTAAAGAGGAACGCAAGCAGCGTCGTCGTATCGGTCGTGGCTCCGGCTCTGGCTGGGGTAAGACTGCAGCAAAAGGTCATAAAGGTCAGAATGCTCGTGCTGGTGGCGGCGTTCGTCCAGGTTTCGAAGGTGGCCAGATGCCTCTGGCTCGTCGTCTGCCTAAGCGTGGTTTCTCCAACGCTAAGTTTAAAGCAGTATACGACGTGATCAATCTTGATCGCCTTGTTGAAGCTTTTGAGGGTCAGAACTCTATCTCCCTCGAGGACATCTACGCACGCGGTCTTGCTAAGAACGGTGCAGCTGTAAAAATTCTCGGTCGTGGCGAAATTTCTGCTGCGCTGACTATTGAAGCTCACAAGTTCACTGCTTCTGCACTTGAAAAAATCCAAAACGCCGGCGGCGAAGCCAAGGCGCTTGAAGGGTAG
- the secY gene encoding preprotein translocase subunit SecY has translation MALSGVDNLAKQPELKKKLLWTFFLLAVYRIGIHVPVPGVDTAALSDFFASVQNTLFGLFDMFSGGGLRNLSIFALGIMPYISASIIVQLMQVVSPDLKRMAKEEGASGRQKITQYTRYGTVLITIIQGLGIAFGLESMTSPIGAPVVLTAGWAFRLTTIITLTAGTVLIMWIGEQITEKGVGNGISLIIFAGIIAGLPGALLRSFNLVGAGELSIFVGIIILAIMAAVLAFIVFMERGQRRIPIHYAKRQMGRKMVGGQTTHLPLRINTAGVIPPIFASSLLMFPATIGTFAPDVEWIQQFSAWFAPQTIIYNIIFVALIVFFCFFYTAIVFDPKDIAENLKNSGGFIPGIRPGIKTKEYIDKVLSRITLWGAFYIAAICVLPMLLIAKLNVPFYFGGTSLLIIVGVAMDFMSQVESHMISRQYEGLMSKSKKGRK, from the coding sequence GTGGCGCTCAGTGGTGTTGATAATCTGGCGAAACAGCCAGAACTGAAAAAGAAATTGTTGTGGACCTTCTTCTTACTCGCTGTATACCGTATCGGTATTCATGTACCTGTTCCAGGTGTTGACACAGCAGCGTTGTCTGATTTCTTTGCCAGCGTTCAAAACACCCTGTTCGGCCTGTTTGACATGTTTTCCGGGGGCGGACTTCGTAATCTGTCGATTTTCGCCCTCGGCATCATGCCCTATATTTCTGCCTCTATTATCGTGCAGCTTATGCAGGTAGTTTCACCTGATCTTAAGCGTATGGCGAAAGAGGAGGGGGCTTCTGGTCGTCAGAAGATTACCCAGTACACCCGTTATGGTACAGTTTTGATTACCATTATTCAGGGCTTGGGTATCGCATTTGGTCTGGAAAGTATGACCAGTCCAATTGGCGCACCAGTTGTACTTACAGCCGGATGGGCTTTCCGACTCACCACTATCATCACGCTTACTGCAGGTACCGTTTTGATTATGTGGATCGGCGAGCAAATTACCGAAAAAGGTGTTGGGAATGGTATTTCCTTAATCATCTTCGCCGGTATTATTGCTGGTCTTCCGGGTGCCCTGCTTAGATCCTTCAACCTCGTTGGTGCGGGTGAACTCAGCATTTTTGTTGGTATTATCATCCTTGCCATCATGGCTGCCGTTTTGGCATTCATCGTCTTTATGGAGCGTGGTCAGCGCCGTATCCCTATTCATTATGCTAAGCGTCAGATGGGTAGAAAAATGGTCGGCGGTCAGACAACTCACCTTCCACTGCGAATTAACACCGCTGGTGTTATTCCTCCAATCTTCGCATCCTCATTGCTTATGTTCCCGGCTACAATCGGTACATTTGCACCGGATGTAGAGTGGATTCAGCAGTTCTCAGCATGGTTCGCTCCGCAGACAATTATATATAACATCATTTTCGTAGCTCTCATTGTATTCTTCTGTTTCTTCTATACTGCAATTGTTTTTGATCCAAAAGACATTGCTGAAAACTTGAAGAACTCCGGTGGCTTTATTCCTGGCATCCGTCCGGGTATAAAAACCAAAGAGTACATTGATAAGGTTCTTTCCAGAATTACACTCTGGGGTGCCTTCTACATCGCGGCAATCTGTGTACTTCCTATGCTTCTCATTGCAAAACTCAATGTTCCGTTCTATTTTGGTGGAACAAGTCTTTTGATTATCGTTGGGGTAGCTATGGACTTTATGTCACAGGTTGAGTCTCACATGATCTCTCGCCAGTATGAAGGGCTTATGAGTAAGTCCAAAAAAGGTAGAAAGTAG
- the map gene encoding type I methionyl aminopeptidase, with the protein MKKYRGVFLKNEKEIGLLREANRIGAIILDVLGEHVRPGVKTIFFHELTMNLCKQFNVKPAFLGLYGFPYSLCCSINEEIVHGFPSDRELKEGDIVSFDVGVCYEGFYGDNARTFAVGAVSENAQKLIDVTRESLMLGIEQARPGNNLNDVSRAIQEHAESHGFGIVRRFVGHGIGRKLHEKPEVPNFVPQGSAGLPLKAGMVIAIEPMVTEGSYDVDILDDKWTAVTKDRKLSAHFEHSIAITSDGPVILSLSD; encoded by the coding sequence GTGAAAAAATACCGCGGTGTTTTTTTAAAAAATGAGAAAGAAATTGGCCTCCTTCGGGAGGCCAATCGAATTGGTGCTATCATTCTTGACGTCCTGGGTGAACATGTTCGCCCAGGCGTTAAGACTATCTTTTTCCATGAGCTGACAATGAATTTGTGTAAACAGTTCAATGTCAAACCAGCATTCCTTGGTCTCTATGGATTCCCGTATTCTTTATGCTGCTCAATTAACGAAGAAATCGTTCATGGTTTTCCTTCTGATCGCGAGTTGAAAGAGGGCGATATAGTTTCCTTTGATGTTGGTGTCTGCTATGAAGGTTTTTATGGTGACAACGCCAGGACTTTTGCGGTAGGAGCTGTATCGGAAAATGCTCAAAAGCTTATCGATGTAACTCGTGAGTCTCTCATGTTGGGCATCGAGCAAGCTCGTCCTGGAAATAATCTTAATGATGTTTCCAGAGCTATTCAGGAACATGCTGAATCCCATGGTTTCGGTATTGTCCGTCGTTTCGTTGGGCACGGCATTGGTCGTAAGCTTCATGAAAAGCCGGAAGTTCCTAACTTTGTTCCGCAGGGCTCTGCGGGGCTCCCTTTGAAAGCTGGAATGGTTATTGCCATTGAACCTATGGTAACAGAAGGTTCATATGACGTTGATATTCTTGACGACAAATGGACTGCAGTTACTAAAGATAGAAAGCTTTCTGCTCATTTTGAGCATTCTATTGCTATTACATCAGACGGCCCAGTTATTTTGAGTTTGTCTGATTAA
- the rpmJ gene encoding 50S ribosomal protein L36, whose protein sequence is MKVRPSVKKMCSKCKVIRRKGILRVICENPRHKQRQG, encoded by the coding sequence ATGAAAGTCAGGCCTTCAGTTAAGAAAATGTGCTCTAAGTGCAAGGTTATCCGGCGCAAGGGCATCCTGAGAGTCATTTGCGAAAATCCCCGACATAAACAGCGTCAGGGCTAA
- the rpsM gene encoding 30S ribosomal protein S13 has translation MARIAGVDLPRGKRADIALTYIFGIGRHTALQILDTVGVDWTRNIDDVTAEEVNEIRKVIEQDYKVEGDLRREVSSNIKRLMDSGCYRGLRHRRGLPVNGQRTKTNSRTRKGPRRAVVGKKKK, from the coding sequence GTGGCTCGAATTGCAGGTGTAGATCTCCCAAGAGGTAAGCGTGCAGATATCGCTCTTACCTACATCTTCGGCATCGGTCGTCATACCGCTCTCCAGATCCTCGACACCGTTGGTGTTGACTGGACACGTAATATTGATGACGTGACTGCAGAAGAAGTTAACGAGATCCGTAAAGTTATTGAGCAGGACTACAAGGTAGAGGGTGACCTCCGCCGTGAAGTTTCTTCCAACATTAAGCGTCTTATGGACTCCGGTTGTTACCGTGGTCTTCGTCACCGTCGCGGTCTTCCTGTGAACGGTCAGCGCACTAAGACCAACTCACGTACCCGTAAAGGTCCACGTCGAGCTGTTGTTGGTAAGAAGAAGAAGTAA
- the rpsK gene encoding 30S ribosomal protein S11, which translates to MARPKRTGKKKERKNIPVGIAHIQATFNNTIITFTDTRGNAVSWASAGQSGFKGSRKSTPFAAQVAADTAAKKAQENGMRTVGIYVKGPGTGREAAMRAINAAGFKVAFIRDVTPIPHNGCRPPKRRRV; encoded by the coding sequence ATGGCTAGACCCAAGCGTACGGGCAAGAAAAAAGAAAGAAAGAATATTCCCGTAGGGATCGCCCATATCCAGGCTACCTTCAACAATACCATTATTACCTTTACCGACACCCGTGGTAACGCAGTAAGTTGGGCATCCGCAGGCCAGTCTGGCTTTAAAGGTTCCCGTAAGTCTACTCCGTTTGCTGCTCAGGTTGCAGCTGATACTGCAGCTAAAAAAGCACAGGAAAACGGAATGCGTACTGTCGGTATCTACGTCAAAGGTCCAGGTACCGGTCGCGAAGCCGCCATGCGTGCTATCAACGCTGCTGGATTCAAGGTTGCGTTCATTCGTGACGTAACCCCGATCCCTCACAATGGCTGCCGTCCACCTAAGAGACGTCGCGTCTAA
- the rpsD gene encoding 30S ribosomal protein S4 gives MAKYNGAKCRICRREGSKLFLKGDRCYTDKCAFDRRPYAPGQAGRARKKVSDYAVMLREKQKVRRMYGILEKQFRSYFKKADMQKGVTGENLLALLERRLDNVVYRLGYANSRQQARQMVRHGVFTLNNRQANIPSMQVKVGDEIVVVEKHRKDPVLAEAQEVIARRGCPNWLEVDAPNFKGSVKALPQREDIQFPIQEQLIVELYSK, from the coding sequence TTGGCTAAATATAATGGTGCTAAGTGTCGTATTTGTCGACGCGAAGGTTCAAAGTTATTCCTGAAAGGCGATCGCTGTTACACTGATAAATGCGCATTTGACCGTCGTCCATACGCACCTGGACAGGCTGGTCGTGCTCGTAAAAAAGTAAGCGATTACGCAGTAATGCTGCGCGAAAAGCAGAAAGTTCGTCGTATGTACGGCATTCTCGAAAAGCAGTTCCGCAGCTACTTTAAAAAGGCTGACATGCAGAAAGGCGTTACTGGTGAAAACCTCCTCGCTCTTCTCGAACGTCGTCTTGACAACGTGGTTTACCGTCTCGGTTATGCTAACTCCCGTCAGCAGGCTCGTCAGATGGTTCGTCACGGCGTATTTACACTCAACAACCGTCAGGCAAACATTCCTTCTATGCAGGTGAAAGTTGGTGACGAAATCGTTGTTGTAGAAAAACATCGTAAAGATCCAGTTCTGGCGGAAGCTCAGGAAGTTATCGCTCGTCGCGGTTGTCCAAATTGGCTGGAAGTTGACGCCCCTAACTTCAAGGGTTCCGTTAAGGCTCTGCCTCAGCGCGAAGACATTCAGTTCCCAATTCAAGAACAGCTGATTGTCGAGCTCTACTCCAAATAA
- a CDS encoding DNA-directed RNA polymerase subunit alpha, which translates to MLIKQGDRTINTRNWSELVKPDTIARIGEGNTQYGKFVCEPLERGYGNTIGNSLRRVLLASLQGAAAVAVKMSGVHHEFTTIEGVLEDVTDIVLNLKSVRFAMDTEEPQRIEFTVNKQGAVTAEAIQGNQHVMVLNPEQPLFTLTEDKEVTFELEIRMGKGYVPADMHEGLSDEIGLIKLDASFSPVRKVAYTVEQARVGQMTNYDKLILEVWTDGSVSPEDAIAYSAKIIKEQISVFINFDERISEEENEQAAADSGLNENLFKGIDELELSVRATNCLKSANVALVGELVQRTESEMLKTKNFGRKSLDEIRRVLGEMGLDFGMQVEGFEKKYQDWLKRKQQNEA; encoded by the coding sequence ATGCTCATCAAACAAGGCGACAGAACTATTAATACTCGCAACTGGTCTGAGTTGGTTAAACCGGACACCATTGCGCGTATCGGCGAAGGCAACACTCAGTACGGCAAGTTTGTATGCGAGCCTCTCGAACGTGGGTACGGTAACACTATCGGTAACTCATTGCGTCGAGTGTTACTTGCATCCCTTCAGGGCGCTGCCGCTGTTGCAGTAAAAATGTCTGGCGTACATCATGAGTTCACCACCATTGAAGGTGTACTTGAAGATGTTACTGACATTGTACTGAACCTTAAGTCAGTACGTTTTGCTATGGACACTGAAGAGCCTCAGCGTATTGAGTTCACAGTGAACAAGCAGGGCGCTGTAACCGCCGAAGCCATTCAGGGCAACCAGCACGTAATGGTTCTCAATCCGGAACAGCCATTGTTTACTCTGACCGAGGACAAAGAAGTTACCTTTGAACTCGAAATCAGAATGGGTAAGGGCTACGTGCCAGCTGACATGCACGAAGGACTTAGCGATGAGATTGGTCTTATCAAACTTGACGCAAGTTTTTCTCCAGTTCGCAAGGTTGCCTACACTGTTGAGCAGGCCCGTGTCGGCCAGATGACCAACTATGACAAGCTCATCCTCGAGGTTTGGACTGATGGTTCAGTTTCCCCTGAGGATGCCATTGCCTACAGTGCAAAGATCATTAAAGAACAGATCTCTGTTTTCATTAACTTCGACGAACGTATCTCTGAAGAAGAAAACGAACAGGCTGCTGCTGATAGCGGTCTGAACGAAAACCTCTTCAAAGGCATCGACGAGCTCGAACTTTCCGTTCGTGCTACTAACTGCCTGAAGAGTGCAAACGTTGCATTAGTTGGTGAACTTGTTCAGCGCACTGAATCTGAAATGCTTAAAACCAAAAACTTTGGCCGTAAGTCACTCGATGAAATCCGTCGTGTACTTGGCGAAATGGGTTTGGATTTCGGCATGCAAGTTGAAGGCTTTGAGAAGAAATACCAGGATTGGTTGAAGAGGAAGCAGCAAAATGAGGCATAG
- the rplQ gene encoding 50S ribosomal protein L17: MRHSKSGKKFSRTPAHRKAMFRNMAKSLLTHYSLRTTVVKAKSLRGVVEPLITLAKRNDLHARRQAYKVLGSHQLVKALFDEIGPLFEGVPGGYTRVIKLSTPRKGDNAPMAVIELIRKPGVEESESAAPMSKEQKDEAVKQAVEAATAAE, from the coding sequence ATGAGGCATAGCAAATCTGGAAAGAAATTCAGCAGAACTCCTGCACATCGCAAGGCTATGTTCCGTAACATGGCGAAGTCTCTGCTGACTCATTACTCTCTTCGTACCACCGTGGTTAAAGCTAAAAGCCTGCGTGGCGTTGTTGAGCCCCTGATTACTCTTGCTAAACGCAATGATCTTCATGCTCGCCGTCAGGCTTACAAAGTTCTTGGTTCTCACCAGCTCGTTAAGGCTCTGTTCGATGAAATCGGACCGCTTTTCGAAGGTGTACCAGGCGGCTACACACGCGTTATTAAGCTCTCTACTCCACGTAAAGGCGATAACGCACCTATGGCTGTTATTGAACTTATCCGCAAGCCCGGTGTAGAAGAATCTGAGTCCGCAGCTCCTATGAGCAAGGAACAGAAAGACGAAGCAGTTAAACAGGCTGTAGAAGCTGCAACCGCAGCTGAATAA
- a CDS encoding selenium metabolism-associated LysR family transcriptional regulator has product MSVAVFCFSMYSIDMIDYRKLEAFCKVYELQSFSRAGKDLFLSQPTISAHVSALESELNVPLLDRMGRTVLPTEAGTILYKYAKKAFSALDAARAEIAQLHDEIAGEIIIGGSTIPAHYLLPRVMAKYMLKNTNVDVSLKVADSEAVIQMLSQGELSVGVVGAFENDPELTFIPIVDDELVVIASPSYASIKEPLSAETLAEHSWVMRERGSGTRKTFANALAEHNVDIRSLPSVVQVESTNAVIQFVKAGMGLSITSKLAVSAEVERGDLVILPVSNMKLKRQFFCVYHNRRHYFPAIHSFIQFLKDETRSMRVDSGAVHD; this is encoded by the coding sequence ATGTCTGTTGCAGTATTTTGTTTTTCGATGTATTCAATAGATATGATTGATTACAGAAAGTTAGAAGCGTTTTGTAAGGTTTATGAGTTGCAGAGTTTTTCCCGCGCAGGGAAAGACCTTTTTTTATCGCAACCGACTATAAGTGCTCATGTTTCAGCTCTTGAGTCTGAGTTAAACGTCCCGCTTTTGGATAGGATGGGGCGAACCGTTCTGCCTACAGAAGCGGGTACAATTCTGTATAAATATGCCAAGAAAGCTTTCTCGGCTCTTGATGCTGCCCGCGCTGAAATTGCACAGCTGCATGACGAGATTGCCGGTGAAATTATTATTGGTGGCAGTACAATACCTGCTCATTATCTATTACCACGAGTGATGGCTAAGTACATGTTGAAAAATACCAACGTGGACGTTTCGCTTAAAGTTGCAGATTCTGAGGCAGTTATTCAAATGCTGTCACAAGGTGAGCTTTCTGTCGGAGTGGTAGGTGCTTTTGAGAATGACCCTGAACTGACTTTCATCCCTATTGTTGATGATGAGTTGGTTGTTATCGCTTCACCTTCTTATGCTTCGATAAAAGAACCATTGTCTGCAGAAACATTGGCAGAGCATAGTTGGGTGATGCGTGAGCGTGGCTCAGGTACGAGAAAAACCTTTGCGAATGCTCTTGCCGAGCATAATGTTGATATCCGTTCACTTCCTTCTGTGGTTCAGGTTGAATCAACCAATGCGGTTATTCAATTTGTTAAGGCGGGAATGGGGTTATCTATTACTTCCAAGCTTGCAGTTTCGGCAGAGGTTGAGCGAGGAGATTTGGTAATTCTTCCCGTTTCAAACATGAAGCTTAAGCGTCAATTTTTCTGCGTTTATCACAATCGTCGTCATTATTTCCCTGCTATCCATAGCTTTATTCAATTTTTAAAGGATGAAACACGCTCTATGCGAGTTGATTCAGGTGCTGTGCATGACTAA